One segment of Pan paniscus chromosome 20, NHGRI_mPanPan1-v2.0_pri, whole genome shotgun sequence DNA contains the following:
- the LOC100968792 gene encoding olfactory receptor 10H2, with the protein MLGLNHTSMSEFILVGFSAFPHLQLMRFLLFLLMYLFTLLGNLLIMATVWSERSLHTPMYLFLCALSVSEILYTVAVIPSMLADLLSTQHSIAFLACASQMFFSFSFGFTRSFLLTVMGYDRYEAICHPLRYNVLMSPRGCACLVGCSWAGGSVMGVVVTMAIFQLTFCGSHEIQHFLCHVPPLLKLACGNNVPAVALGVGLVCIMALLGCFLLILLSYAFIVADILKIPSAEGRNKAFSTCASHLIVVIVHYGFASVIYLKPKSPHSQEGDTLMATTYTVLTPFLSPIIFSLRNKELKVAMKRTFLSKLYSSGT; encoded by the coding sequence ATGCTGGGGCTAAACCACACCTCCATGTCTGAATTCATCCTCGTCGGCTTCTCTGCCTTCCCCCACCTCCAACTGATGCGCTTCCTGCTGTTCCTGCTGATGTACCTGTTCACGCTGCTGGGCAACCTGCTCATCATGGCCACCGTCTGGAGTGAGCGCAGCCTCCACACGCCCATGTACCTCTTCCTGTGCGCCCTCTCCGTCTCCGAGATCCTCTACACCGTGGCCGTCATCCCGAGCATGCTGGCCGACCTGCTGTCCACCCAGCACTCCATCGCCTTCCTGGCCTGTGCCAGTCAGATGTTCTTCTCCTTCAGCTTCGGCTTCACCCGCTCCTTCCTGCTCACTGTCATGGGCTACGACCGCTACGAGGCCATCTGCCATCCCCTGCGCTACAACGTGCTCATGAGCCCACGGGGCTGCGCCTGCCTGGTGGGCTGCTCCTGGGCTGGTGGCTCGGTCATGGGGGTGGTGGTGACAATGGCCATTTTCCAACTGACTTTCTGTGGATCCCATGAGATCCAGCATTTTTTATGTCATGTGCCACCTCTGTTGAAGTTGGCCTGTGGAAATAATGTACCAGCTGTGGCCCTGGGCGTGGGCTTGGTATGTATCATGGCACTGCTGGGCTGttttctcctcatcctcctctcctATGCCTTCATCGTGGCGGACATCTTGAAGATCCCTTCTGCTGAAGGTCGGAACAAGGCCTTCTCCACCTGTGCCTCTCACCTTATTGTGGTCATTGTGCACTATGGCTTTGCCTCTGTCATCTACCTCAAGCCCAAAAGTCCCCACTCTCAGGAGGGTGACACCCTGATGGCCACCACCTACACAGTCCTCACGCCCTTCCTCAGCCCCATCATCTTCAGCCTCAGGAACAAAGAACTGAAGGTTGCCATGAAGAGGACCTTCCTCAGCAAACTCTATTCCTCAGGCACCTGA